ATATACCCTTGAAGAAGCTCGTATCCACGATGCAAGTTATTCTGCACCAATCTTTGTTACCTTCCGTTTGGTCAATAAAGAAACTGGTGAGATTAAAACTCAAGAAGTCTTCTTTGGTGATTTCCCAATCATGACGGAAATGGGTACCTTTATTATCAATGGTGGTGAACGTATCATCGTTTCTCAGTTGGTGCGTTCTCCAGGTGTTTATTTCAACGATAAAGTTGATAAAAACGGTAAAGTTGGTTACGGATCAACAGTGATTCCTAACCGTGGGGCTTGGTTGGAATTAGAGACTGACTCAAAAGACATTGCCTACACTCGTATTGACCGTACCCGTAAGATTCCATTCACAACCTTGGTTCGTGCCCTTGGTTTCTCAGGTGATGATGAAATTGTTGATATCTTTGGTGAAAGCGACCTTGTTCGTAATACCATTGAAAAAGACATTCACAAAAATCCAAGTGATTCTCGTACAGACGAAGCCCTTAAAGAAATTTACGAGCGTCTTCGTCCAGGTGAGCCAAAAACTGCAGATAGCTCTCGTAGTCTTTTGATTGCGCGTTTCTTTGATGCACGTCGTTACGATTTGGCTGCGGTTGGTCGTTACAAAGTGAACAAAAAACTTAATATCAAGACTCGTCTTTTGAACCAAATCATTGCTGAAAACCTTGTGGATGCTGAAACTGGCGAAATTTTGGTAGAAGCTGGAACTGAGATGACTCGTAGCGTCATCGAATCCATCGAAGAACACCTTGACGGTGATTTGAACAAGTTTGTTTACACACCAAATGATTACGCTGTGGTTACTGAACCAGTTGTCCTTCAAAAGTTCAAGGTTGTGTCACCAATTGATCCTGATCGTGTAGTAACTATTGTTGGTAATGCCAATCCAGATGATAAGGTTCGTGCATTGACACCTGCTGATATTTTGGCAGAAATGTCTTACTTCTTGAACCTTGCTGAAGGTCTTGGAAAAGTTGACGATATTGACCACTTGGGTAACCGTCGTATCCGTGCCGTTGGTGAATTGCTTGCCAACCAATTCCGCATCGGTCTTGCTCGTATGGAGCGTAACGTGCGTGAGCGTATGTCTGTTCAAGACAACGATGTGTTAACACCACAACAAATCATCAATATCCGTCCTGTCACAGCAGCTGTCAAAGAATTCTTCGGTTCGTCTCAGTTGTCACAGTTCATGGACCAACACAACCCATTGTCAGAGTTGTCTCACAAACGTCGTTTATCTGCCTTAGGACCTGGTGGTTTGACACGTGACCGTGCTGGTTATGAGGTTCGTGACGTGCATTACACGCACTATGGCCGTATGTGTCCGATTGAAACACCTGAAGGACCAAACATTGGTTTGATTAATAACTTGTCTTCATTTGGACATCTTAATAAATATGGTTTCATCCAAACACCTTACCGTAAGGTTGACCGTGCGACTGGTACGGTAACTAACGAGATTGTTTGGTTGACTGCCGACGAAGAAGACGAATACACAGTTGCACAGGCCAATTCGAAACTAAACGAAGATGGCACTTTTGCTGAAGAAATCGTTATGGGTCGTCACCAAGGTAATAACCAAGAATTTTCTGCAAGTGTTGTTGATTTCGTTGACGTTTCCCCTAAACAGGTAGTTGCTGTTGCGACGGCATGTATTCCTTTCTTGGAAAACGATGACTCCAACCGTGCCCTCATGGGTGCCAACATGCAACGTCAGGCTGTGCCATTGATTGATCCAAAAGCACCATATGTTGGTACTGGTATGGAATATCAAGCTGCCCATGACTCAGGCGCTGCGGTGATTGCTCAGCAAAATGGTAAAGTTGTCTTTTCTGATGCTGAAAAAGTGGAAATCCGTCGTCAAGATGGCTCGCTTGATGTTTACCACATTACCAAATTCCGTCGTTCAAACTCAGGAACAGCCTATAACCAACGCACCCTTGTTAAAGTAGGAGACATTGTTGAAAAAGGTGATTTCATCGCTGATGGACCTTCTATGGAAAATGGTGAAATGGCTCTTGGACAAAACCCAGTCGTTGCTTACATGACTTGGGAAGGTTATAACTTTGAGGATGCCGTTATCATGAGTGAGCGCCTTGTGAAAGAAGATGTCTACACATCTGTTCACTTGGAAGAATTCGAATCTGAAACGCGTGATACAAAACTTGGCCCTGAAGAAATCACTCGGGAAATCCCAAATGTTGGTGAAGAAGCCCTCAAAGACCTTGACGAAATGGGCATTATCCGTATCGGTGCTGAGGTTAAAGAAGGCGACATCTTAGTAGGTAAAGTCACACCTAAAGGTGAAAAAGACCTTTCTGCTGAAGAACGTTTACTTCACGCCATCTTTGGGGATAAATCGCGTGAAGTGCGTGATACCTCACTTCGTGTCCCTCACGGTGGTGATGGTATCGTTCGTGATGTGAAAATCTTTACACGCGCTAACGGCGATGAATTGCAATCAGGTGTTAATATGCTTGTGCGTGTTTACATCGCTCAAAAACGTAAAATCAAGGTCGGAGATAAAATGGCCGGTCGTCACGGAAACAAGGGTGTCGTTTCACGTATTGTACCAGTTGAAGACATGCCATACCTTCCAGACGGAACACCAGTTGACATCATGTTGAACCCTCTTGGGGTGCCATCACGGATGAATATTGGTCAGGTTATGGAACTTCACCTTGGTATGGCTGCTCGTAATCTTGGTATTCACATTGCAACACCTGTCTTTGACGGGGCTTCATCAGAAGACCTTTGGGACACTGTTCGTGAAGCTGGTATGGATAGCGATGCTAAGACGGTCCTTTATGATGGTCGCACCGGTGAACCATTTGACAACCGTGTATCCGTTGGTGTCATGTATATGATCAAACTTCACCACATGGTTGATGATAAACTTCATGCCCGTTCTGTAGGACCATACTCACTTGTTACCCAACAGCCACTTGGTGGTAAAGCTCAATTTGGTGGACAACGTTTTGGTGAGATGGAGGTTTGGGCCCTTGAAGCTTATGGTGCATCAAATGTTCTTCAAGAAATCTTGACCTACAAGTCAGATGACGTCACAGGACGTTTGAAAGCCTATGAAGCGATTACTAAAGGTAAACCAATTCCAAAACCAGGTGTACCAGAATCCTTCCGTGTTCTTGTAAAAGAATTGCAATCGCTTGGTCTTGATATGCGTGTGCTTGACGAGGATGATAATGAAGTGGAACTTCGTGATCTTGATGAAGGTGAAGACGATGACATTATGCATGTTGACGATCTCGAGAAGGCACGTGAAAAACAAGCTCAAGAAACTCAAGAAGTTTCTGAAACAACTGACGAAAAATAAGCAATCAATTCTTATTAAATAATTATTTACTGGTCTGGGGCAAAGGCCCCAGGAACTGGTAAAGTCATCAAAGGCAGAAAGGTAAAACTAGTGGTTGACGTAAATCGTTTTAAAAGTATGCAAATCACATTAGCCTCACCAAGTAAGGTCCGTTCATGGTCTTATGGTGAAGTTAAAAAACCTGAAACAATCAACTACCGTACATTAAAACCAGAACGTGAAGGACTCTTTGACGAAGTCATCTTTGGTCCAACAAAAGACTGGGAATGTGCGTGTGGTAAGTACAAACGTATCCGTTATAAAGGGATCGTTTGTGATCGCTGTGGGGTTGAGGTAACTCGTGCTAAAGTACGTCGTGAACGTATGGGTCACATTGAGTTAAAAGCTCCTGTATCACATATCTGGTATTTCAAAGGGATTCCATCTCGTATGGGATTGACTCTTGATATGAGTCCTCGTGCCCTTGAAGAAGTGATCTATTTTGCGGCTTATGTGGTCATTGATCCAAAAGATACACCGCTTGAACCAAAATCATTATTAACAGAACGTGAATACCGTGAAAAACTACAAGAGTATGGTCATGGGTCATTTGTCGCTAAGATGGGTGCTGAAGCCATTCAAGATCTCTTGAAACGTGTGGACTTGGCAGCTGAAATCGCTGAATTAAAAGAAGAGTTGAAATCTGCTTCTGGTCAAAAACGGATTAAAGCAGTTCGTCGTTTAGACGTCCTTGATGCCTTTAACAAATCTGGAAATAAACCAGAATGGATGGTTCTTAACATCCTGCCGGTTATTCCACCAGATCTTCGTCCGATGGTTCAATTGGATGGTGGTCGTTTTGCGGCATCAGACTTGAATGACTTGTACCGTCGTGTGATTAACCGTAATAACCGTTTGGCACGTTTGTTAGAACTTAATGCCCCTGGCATCATTGTTCAAAATGAAAAACGAATGCTTCAAGAAGCCGTTGATGCTTTGATTGATAATGGTCGTCGTGGTCGTCCAATCACTGGACCAGGAAGTCGTCCATTGAAATCATTGAGCCACATGCTTAAAGGTAAACAAGGGCGTTTCCGTCAAAACTTGCTTGGTAAACGTGTAGACTTCTCTGGACGTTCCGTTATCGCTGTTGGTCCAACCCTTAAAATGTATCAATGTGGTGTCCCACGTGAAATGGCTATCGAGCTTTTTAAACCATTTGTAATGCGCGAAATTGTTGCCAAAGAATATGCTGGTAACGTTAAAGCCGCTAAACGTATGGTTGAACGTGGCGACGAACGCATCTGGGATATCTTAGAAGAAGTTATCAAAGAACACCCAGTCCTACTTAACCGCGCACCGACTCTTCACAGACTTGGTATTCAGGCTTTTGAACCCGTTCTTATTGACGGTAAGGCACTTCGTCTTCACCCACTTGTGTGTGAGGCCTACAATGCCGACTTCGATGGAGACCAAATGGCCATTCACGTGCCACTTTCAGAAGAAGCACAAGCTGAAGCTCGTCTTTTGATGCTTGCTGCAGAGCACATCTTGAACCCTAAAGATGGTAAACCAGTTGTTACTCCATCTCAGGATATGGTTCTTGGTAACTACTATCTTACGATGGAAGATGCTGGTCGCGAAGGCGAAGGTATGATTTTCAAGGATAAAGACGAAGCTGTGATGGCATATCGTAATGGTTATGCTCATCTTCATAGTCGTGTGGGTATCGCTGTTGACAGCATGCCAAACAAACCTTGGAAAGACAATCAAAGACATAAAATCATGGTGACAACTGTTGGTAAGATTCTCTTTAACGATATCATGCCAGAGGACCTTCCTTACCTCCAAGAGCCAAACAATGCCAACTTGACAGAAGGAACACCTGATAAATACTTCCTTGAACCTGGTCAAGACATCCAAGAAGTGATTGATCGCTTAGACATCAATGTGCCATTTAAGAAGAAAAACCTCGGTAACATCATTGCGGAAACCTTCAAACGTTTCCGTACAACAGAAACATCAGCCTTCCTTGACCGCTTGAAAGACCTTGGTTACTACCACTCAACCCTTGCTGGTTTGACAGTGGGTATCGCTGACATTCCTGTTATTGATAATAAAGCTGAAATCATTGATGCTGCTCACCATCGTGTTGAAGAAATTAACAAAGCCTTCCGTCGTGGTTTGATGACAGATGATGACCGTTATGTTGCCGTTACAACAACATGGCGTGAAGCTAAAGAAGCCCTTGAAAAACGTCTGATTGAAACACAAGATCCTAAGAACCCAATCGTTATGATGATGGACTCAGGAGCTCGTGGTAACATCTCAAACTTCTCACAGCTTGCTGGTATGCGTGGTTTGATGGCTGCTCCTAACGGACGCATCATGGAACTTCCTATCTTGTCAAACTTCCGTGAAGGTTTGAGCGTTTTGGAAATGTTCTTCTCAACCCACGGTGCACGTAAAGGGATGACCGATACGGCCCTTAAAACAGCCGACTCAGGTTACCTTACTCGTCGTTTGGTTGACGTTGCCCAAGATGTTATCATTCGTGAGGACGATTGTGGCACTGATCGTGGTCTTCTTATCCGTGCTATTACAGATGGTAAAGAAGTTACCGAAACGCTTGAAGAGCGTCTTCAAGGTCGTTACACACGTAAATCAGTCAAACACCCTGAAACTGGTGAAGTCTTGATTGGTGCTGACCAATTAATCACTGAAGACATGGCTCGTAAGATTGTTGATGCAGGTGTTGAAGAAGTGACCATTCGTTCTGTCTTTACCTGTGCGACTCGTCATGGTGTCTGCCGTCACTGTTATGGTATCAACTTGGCAACTGGTGATGCTGTTGAAGTGGGTGAAGCAGTTGGTACTATTGCTGCCCAATCTATCGGTGAGCCTGGTACTCAGCTTACCATGCGTACCTTCCACACGGGTGGTGTAGCCTCAAATACCGATATCACCCAGGGTCTTCCTCGTATTCAAGAGATCTTTGAAGCACGTAATCCTAAAGGGGAAGCGGTCATTACTGAAGTGAAAGGGAATGTCGTCGAGATTGAAGAAGATGCGTCAACTCGTACCAAGAAAGTCTACGTTCAAGGAAAAACTGGCATGGGCGAATATGTCATACCATTTACAGCACGTATGAAAGTTGAAGTTGGCGACGAAGTTAATCGCGGAGCTGCCCTTACAGAAGGGTCAATTCAACCGAAACGTCTCCTTGAAGTGCGTGATACCTTGTCAGTTGAAACGTACCTTCTTGCAGAAGTACAAAAAGTTTACCGTAGCCAAGGGGTAGAAATCGGAGACAAACACGTTGAGGTAATGGTTCGCCAAATGCTTCGTAAAGTTCGTGTCATGGATCCAGGTGATACAGACCTCCTTCCAGGTACACTTATGGATATTTCTGATTTCACAGATGCTAACAAAGATATTGTTATCTCTGGTGGTATTCCTGCGACATCTCGTCCTGTTCTTATGGGTATTACTAAGGCTTCCCTTGAAACCAATTCCTTCTTATCAGCTGCATCCTTCCAAGAAACAACTCGTGTTCTTACAGATGCTGCTATCCGTGGTAAAAAAGATCATCTTCTTGGTCTTAAAGAAAATGTTATCATTGGTAAAATCATCCCAGCTGGTACTGGTATGGCTCGTTACCGTAACATTGAACCACAAGCGATGAATGAGATTGAAGTGATTGATCATACAGAAGTCTCAGCAGAAGCCGTTTTTACAGCAGAAGCAGAATAATCTCATGAAAGGGTCCTTAGGGGCTCTTTTTTGTCTGAGTTTGTTGGCAGTAAAAAGCATTGACAATCAGTCTTAGTCCCAATGAGCAGATGTTTTTCAAAATACTTATGATTTAGCTATAATAATGCATAAGAGGAATGGGTAATGTGTTATGTATCAAGTAATTAAAATGTATGGTGATTGGGAGCC
The genomic region above belongs to Streptococcus pyogenes and contains:
- the rpoB gene encoding DNA-directed RNA polymerase subunit beta — encoded protein: MAGHEVRYGKHRTRRSFSRIKEVLDLPNLIEIQTDSFQDFLDSGLKEVFEDVLPISNFTDTMELEFVGYEFKEPKYTLEEARIHDASYSAPIFVTFRLVNKETGEIKTQEVFFGDFPIMTEMGTFIINGGERIIVSQLVRSPGVYFNDKVDKNGKVGYGSTVIPNRGAWLELETDSKDIAYTRIDRTRKIPFTTLVRALGFSGDDEIVDIFGESDLVRNTIEKDIHKNPSDSRTDEALKEIYERLRPGEPKTADSSRSLLIARFFDARRYDLAAVGRYKVNKKLNIKTRLLNQIIAENLVDAETGEILVEAGTEMTRSVIESIEEHLDGDLNKFVYTPNDYAVVTEPVVLQKFKVVSPIDPDRVVTIVGNANPDDKVRALTPADILAEMSYFLNLAEGLGKVDDIDHLGNRRIRAVGELLANQFRIGLARMERNVRERMSVQDNDVLTPQQIINIRPVTAAVKEFFGSSQLSQFMDQHNPLSELSHKRRLSALGPGGLTRDRAGYEVRDVHYTHYGRMCPIETPEGPNIGLINNLSSFGHLNKYGFIQTPYRKVDRATGTVTNEIVWLTADEEDEYTVAQANSKLNEDGTFAEEIVMGRHQGNNQEFSASVVDFVDVSPKQVVAVATACIPFLENDDSNRALMGANMQRQAVPLIDPKAPYVGTGMEYQAAHDSGAAVIAQQNGKVVFSDAEKVEIRRQDGSLDVYHITKFRRSNSGTAYNQRTLVKVGDIVEKGDFIADGPSMENGEMALGQNPVVAYMTWEGYNFEDAVIMSERLVKEDVYTSVHLEEFESETRDTKLGPEEITREIPNVGEEALKDLDEMGIIRIGAEVKEGDILVGKVTPKGEKDLSAEERLLHAIFGDKSREVRDTSLRVPHGGDGIVRDVKIFTRANGDELQSGVNMLVRVYIAQKRKIKVGDKMAGRHGNKGVVSRIVPVEDMPYLPDGTPVDIMLNPLGVPSRMNIGQVMELHLGMAARNLGIHIATPVFDGASSEDLWDTVREAGMDSDAKTVLYDGRTGEPFDNRVSVGVMYMIKLHHMVDDKLHARSVGPYSLVTQQPLGGKAQFGGQRFGEMEVWALEAYGASNVLQEILTYKSDDVTGRLKAYEAITKGKPIPKPGVPESFRVLVKELQSLGLDMRVLDEDDNEVELRDLDEGEDDDIMHVDDLEKAREKQAQETQEVSETTDEK
- the rpoC gene encoding DNA-directed RNA polymerase subunit beta'; protein product: MVDVNRFKSMQITLASPSKVRSWSYGEVKKPETINYRTLKPEREGLFDEVIFGPTKDWECACGKYKRIRYKGIVCDRCGVEVTRAKVRRERMGHIELKAPVSHIWYFKGIPSRMGLTLDMSPRALEEVIYFAAYVVIDPKDTPLEPKSLLTEREYREKLQEYGHGSFVAKMGAEAIQDLLKRVDLAAEIAELKEELKSASGQKRIKAVRRLDVLDAFNKSGNKPEWMVLNILPVIPPDLRPMVQLDGGRFAASDLNDLYRRVINRNNRLARLLELNAPGIIVQNEKRMLQEAVDALIDNGRRGRPITGPGSRPLKSLSHMLKGKQGRFRQNLLGKRVDFSGRSVIAVGPTLKMYQCGVPREMAIELFKPFVMREIVAKEYAGNVKAAKRMVERGDERIWDILEEVIKEHPVLLNRAPTLHRLGIQAFEPVLIDGKALRLHPLVCEAYNADFDGDQMAIHVPLSEEAQAEARLLMLAAEHILNPKDGKPVVTPSQDMVLGNYYLTMEDAGREGEGMIFKDKDEAVMAYRNGYAHLHSRVGIAVDSMPNKPWKDNQRHKIMVTTVGKILFNDIMPEDLPYLQEPNNANLTEGTPDKYFLEPGQDIQEVIDRLDINVPFKKKNLGNIIAETFKRFRTTETSAFLDRLKDLGYYHSTLAGLTVGIADIPVIDNKAEIIDAAHHRVEEINKAFRRGLMTDDDRYVAVTTTWREAKEALEKRLIETQDPKNPIVMMMDSGARGNISNFSQLAGMRGLMAAPNGRIMELPILSNFREGLSVLEMFFSTHGARKGMTDTALKTADSGYLTRRLVDVAQDVIIREDDCGTDRGLLIRAITDGKEVTETLEERLQGRYTRKSVKHPETGEVLIGADQLITEDMARKIVDAGVEEVTIRSVFTCATRHGVCRHCYGINLATGDAVEVGEAVGTIAAQSIGEPGTQLTMRTFHTGGVASNTDITQGLPRIQEIFEARNPKGEAVITEVKGNVVEIEEDASTRTKKVYVQGKTGMGEYVIPFTARMKVEVGDEVNRGAALTEGSIQPKRLLEVRDTLSVETYLLAEVQKVYRSQGVEIGDKHVEVMVRQMLRKVRVMDPGDTDLLPGTLMDISDFTDANKDIVISGGIPATSRPVLMGITKASLETNSFLSAASFQETTRVLTDAAIRGKKDHLLGLKENVIIGKIIPAGTGMARYRNIEPQAMNEIEVIDHTEVSAEAVFTAEAE